One Mus musculus strain C57BL/6J chromosome 2, GRCm38.p6 C57BL/6J genomic window, CATGCTTAGTTAGTTACATTTAAAGTATAAGACGCAgggaagccaggcatgatggtacaggcctgtaatctcagggttCTGGAGTTGAAGACagcaagatcaggagttcaaggccagcataggcTACATGAGAACCAATGTcaaaaagtaaaatcaaatacatagtaaatagaaaaaaaagtgaaattttgttttgtgttaaaataaagaatgaattgTGTCATTAGCCACTTTGTATCACTATTATCAGTACTTCGGGAACTTCTTCACACTCCTAGACAAGAACTCCGCATCCTACCTGGTTTCTACAGCTGCTCTGCCAGCTTATGCCCCCATCAGCAGCTGTGGGGGTCTGGAGGAGAGTGGCTCATGTTTGAAAGCCTGGTCCCTAGTCGGTGaacttgaaagacccacaacgtgaggactcccccacattctgactcaggagaggcgacaccccaaaatcaccaacgagaaaacggtcttgctgcaaattgcaagaggatttttattcaagagcgctctcgggcccacggtcatacaccacgcaggggtagaggactgtggcgccccgagtagctgagtaagggggtatttaaaggaaagaaccacaactcaaggaggtgggaagggcgttgttggaaaataccaaaaataccagttaagagtcacaaggaagtacaaagtcacaagtgtcaggttatctctcaagacagtttctaagagcccctaacaatctaagagcccctagcaatagcacctttgcatagtgggttccagtagtggtcagggtgggtcagggtgactttctttgaatgaacactctttgaacccaggaagcgggtgggtggaggaaggaatgttgctatctgctttatgattagcataccttggagcattgagtttaTTACTCTTtcaaactgtttgagaaggattttGAAGTGTGGCCCCTTTGGAGGAGGTGAGGCACTGTGAGGGGGACTTTGAGGTTTTGAAAGTCCACACTAGGCCCAGACTCTCTGCCTGCTGACTGTGGGTCAGGATCTAAATAAAGCTCGCAGCTACTGCCTCGatgccatgcctgtctgcatgCTGCTGCGATGATCAAGGACCAGCCGTCCGAACCTGTAAGCGGGCCCTCAATTAAATAGTTTGTtttgagagttgccttggtcgtggtgtgtcttcacagaatagagcagtaactaagacagcaatGCACACAGCTTCCAGTTTCTCCACAGTTTTACTGATGCTTGGTGCCCACCTGTGCTTCTtggtatactttttttttcttcattttaaaccccactctgtgtgtgtgtgtgtgtgtgtgtgtgtgtgagagagagagagagagagagagagagagagagagagagaaagagagagagagagagagagagagagagagaaacttgggGCAGTTGGTTCTGGGCTTCCATCAAGTCTATCCAAGATCAAAATCAGGCCCCACGGAGACTTGTCACCAACCTCACCCTCCTGGTTTTGCCCACACTGGCAGTTTGTGTAGCACAGGCTGACTGTGAGCTCATCTTCTAGCTGACTACTGGGATTGCAGACTTGAACtgactgcccctccccccacttatttagtttgtttttatgcTGATTTTTAGGGGTCAGAGGCACACTTGCTGTTGGTAGTCTAAACATCCCCACAGTTCCTAAAAGCAGCCAGGTacgctcctccccacagttacctggcaagagccaggtaggcctggcccactataaaaggggctgcttggcccctcctcctctctctcctactCTTGCTTCCCgcttgcctccccccaccccccaccccctttctccctctctccaggtGGTCATGGTAACCTCtaattctctcctctctgcctttctctgcctctactattctgttaattcccctccccataccctaaataaactctgttctataccaGTGGCTGGTCTCTTAGGGGGCGAGGATGCCTCCTCATAGGCCCGCCagggcacccccttcccccacacccagatagaacatattcttatagctctttctccttttatgatcacaacactcGCTACGGCATGTACCTgatggtcagaagacagctttcggGAGTCTGATCTTTCCTTCCATCATgcggtcccagggatcaaattcaggttgtgaGGCTTGGAGGTGGCAGGTGCCTTAGCCAGCTGAACCCTCTCTCCACCCATGCTCTGTTATATTGTTGCCGCGTGGAAGTTCTTTGTCTATCGGAATGCCAGACCTTTACTGTCAGTATGACTCACGAATGTCTCCATCCATTCTCTGGGCTGCCTTTCACTCTCCGAGGAATGTCCTCTGTGAACAAAAGGTCTTGATCTTTTTGTGGAGTTTAATTGACTCCTTTCTTTTGTAACTTGTGCCTTTGATGTCACATCCCGGAAACCACTGCCAAACCCAGTACCATAGAGATTTCCCCCAAGAGAGTCCTAATGGTTTTATAGTTTGGACTCTGAAATTTAGATCTTGGGCCGGTTTGAATTAATCTTTGTATGAAGTACAAgttggtttgtgtttgtgtgtggacaCTGTTTCTTGGTAGCACTTGTTTAAAGTCTGTCCTCTCCTGCCTGTGAATGTTTATTTggagctctctgtctgtctgtctgtccgtctgtcctcATGTCAGTAGCTCTGCTTTGATTACCTTAGTTTTCTAGTAAATTTTGACAACATGAAATAAGTTCTCcaactttttttcaaattaagtTAAATTAGTTTTAGTAATTTGACAGCATGCCACTTCATCATATAATCAACATAAACGTTGTTGATGAGGTTGTTTACATTCGTTCATAATAAGGCTTGAAATTTGTctgtatttaaattaatttaactGTCATTCAGTTCAGACTAGCCACACCTGGGGCCACATGTGGATCATGAGCACTGCATTGTGTGGCTCAGAGTTCCCTGGGGAGTGCACGGGATGGCAGTCTGTGACATCTGTGACAACCAATACCACAGTGCATTTGTCCCTTTAATGTTGGGGTGGCAAAAGGAAGCCATTTGTAGGTGCCTCAATAAAGAGGCAAAGGGGGAGGATGACACAAAGGCCTGATGGGGAGGGTGACCCTTGTGCTCAGGCTTGGAGTTAGAATAGGGTTTTGAACAGCAGGCATGGGTGGAAGGCTGCTCTGGACAGATCGCAGCTTCATGGAGGACTCAGGATTCTTGGAGAGCCATAGGCAGTTCTTCCAGCGTCACCAGGGTCTTAAGAGTGGAagaggatggggctggagagataccttagtagttaagagcacaggctgttcttccagaggaccagggttcaactcACACTTGTCTATAACTCCACTTACAGGGGATCtgacagacatatatgcagacaaaacaccaatgcacataaaataaaaataaatctttttttttttttaaagtggaataGGAGCCAGGTGGTGGGGgcaaaagcctttaatcccagcactcagcaggcagatctaggctagcctggtctactgaggaagttctgggatagccagggctacacagagaaaccttgtctttaaaaaagagactAGGAGAGGGCTGGTGAGAGGAGAGGTGAGCTGAGGCTGGCTGGTCTCCCTGTTACCTATCTCTCAGCTTTCCACTTATGGGCTGGGCTTTCCCTTATCACTGTGTCTCTCCATTCAGACCTGTAGTTTAGAGTCCGGTAAGGCACATCTGCATGCCATCATGTGGGAGTCACAGTCAGGAAGGgagccagatctctgagttccaggatagccagggctgcttAAAGGgactgtcttggaaaacaaaacaaaaaaccaaaatgtaaataaataaataaataaaataacagcaacaatgaGCAATTTAGAACTTAGCGCTTTTCTCTGCTTTACTTTTTACTTGGTCAAGTTAAACGGGGCTGGGTCTTCCAAGGTTTGTTTATGTTCCATCCCATCTCCGCATCTTCCAGTTTCCCTTCCTGGCCATGTGGGTCCCTTTCCCACCCTGGAGtctgcttttctttctatctAGAATATTCTTCCCTCAGATTACAAGTGTGAGTCACTCTACTTCTGCCCTGTTCCCATCTCTGTTTACTTTTATAAGACCTGTGGCATCCACAGaggtctcccctcccaccccataTGAGATCAACCGTCTCCCGAACAGTTTCTCTCCCCCTGCAGCCTGGCTCTGTGGTCTGCTGTCTGCCTGCATTCGGAGCAGAGCTTTGAGAGCAGGCATTAGCCTGTCTCTTTTTCTTCAGCCTTTGGTATCCCTAAGTGTTACATCACGAAGTGAATGAATAGACAGAGTCAGCCAGGTAGTCGGTGTTCCTGAGCTGGTAGGGTGCTTGCTCAGCATtcgtgaggccctgggttccagcccCACACTTAGGGCAGAAGCAGATCAGAAACTCATGGCCATCCTAGCATAATagcaagctctaggccagcctgagatgagtgagacactatctcacaAGCAAAACAGAGCAAAATACAGAGATGTGCAGGTCTTTATAAGAACGTTGggagatttttgcatttgcttatttatttttactggcTTTATATTCAGAGAACATCAAACATTTACAAAGTTGAATGGATGGTTTATTGTGCACATATTCTCCAATTAGATTCAAGGATGTTTCTGCCTCTCTCAAGTTGCTTCCTGATCTTGCGTGTGTGTGCCTAtagcatatgcatgtacacaagtGGGACCTCTCAAAGATCACATGGAGAAACCTGACATTCACTCTCTCCCTTAGAAGTTGGTGCTGGAGAGTGGTGAATCTCGAGGTGCCTGGCAGTGGTGCCTTGGGCCATGGCCTCCGACCTGGGCTTCTCACCTCCCGAGGTGCCTGAGCCCACCTTCCTGGAGAACCTGCTGCGGTATGGACTCTTCCTGGGAGCCATCTTCCAGCTCATCTGTGTCCTGGCCATCATCGTACCCATTCCCAAGTCCCATGAGGCGGTAAGTCCTTCCCTGGGACCTCAGCTTTCTAGATGGCAGGCTGGATGGATTCCTGTGGCAGGAGAATCGCCACAGACAAGATGGGCAGGGGCTGTGTGACCCCTGTCAAGTTAACTTGCTTCCTGGAAGACCACCTGATGGATGAGGTcacagacgcaccagaagaaggcgtcagatctcgttatggatggttgtgagccaccatgtggttgctgggatttgaactccagacctttggaagagcagtcgggtgctcttacccactgagccatctcaccagccccactgagtactcttaaccagtgagcacCCTCTATTTGATAAACATCAACTTATAAAAATTTgagcaaaaatttaaatatttttcattttcacattatatgtatgaatattttgcttgcGCATGTTCAGATGCCATCTGTGAttttgagagccaccatgtggttgctggggagtgaacccaggtcctctgcaatagcaacAAGTACTCTGAACTGCTAGGCCATCTCTTTAGTCCCGTTTTAGTTTCTAagttacacttatttatttgtttgtttgttcatgggagagagagagagagggaggggggggtaagcttgtgtggaagtcagagagaactttggggagttggttctctccttccaccgtgggggttccagggatagaactcagttTGTCAGTCTTGGCAGCAGTCACCTTTACGGTGTGAACCATTCCACTGACCTgggttttattctttgttttgatacttgagatagggtctcctttGAAGCccaaactgtccttgaactcactcttctCCCACTTCAGCCCCCCAATGCTGCAATAGCAAGTGTGTGCCAACACACTCAGccacaaaacatttttttaaaaagaagttgcaCCAGGTGTAATAGCTCACACCTACAATTACAGCACGCAGGAAGCTAAAGCAGGGGGATTGCTgtaagtttgagggcagcctagaCTCCAGTAAATTGCAGGCCAATTTGGGCtacagtgagactctatctcagtgGAATTCATACTGGGTATTTAAATTAGAATTCATACTGGGTATTTAAATTCAAACTGAAGACTCAGGTGTTTTTCACACTTGTTTGTTTGAGTTGGttggtgtgtgagtgagtgtgtttgccactgtgtatggaggtcagaggacaaccgtCAGGAGTTGGACCACGAGGGTccctgggactgaactcaggtcgttAGGATGGCTGCAAGCGCCCTTGCCCACTGAGATATCTTGCCAGCTCTAAAGTTATATCTTTGGCTTATATTGGCAGTCTTATTTTATAGAAAGATTAACAAAATGACTAATTTGTTCTGTCCTGCTATGTTGGAGGTCACCAAAGCCACCTCACAATTGTGGTTACCACAGTGAAAGGCTATAGAGAAGGCACAGGATAAAGCTGTAGAGAAACTGACCCAAGTCCAAAAGTGCCCTGACTGGAGCCACACAGATGTCCAGCTCCAACAGCAAGGAGTCAATAGATCATTAAGCACTGTCTAGCTAGGGACGCCTTAGAGACTCTATGTCCAGGCTGTGTATGCATTTCGGTTGTTTAAGACAGTAACggatatgggctggtgagatggctcagtgggtaagagcacccgactgctcttccgaaggtccagagttcaaatcccagcaaccacatggtggctcacaaccatctgtaacaagatctgactccctcttctggagtgtctgaagacagctacagtgtacttacatataataaataaataaatcttaaaaaaaaaaaaaagacagtatcgGATAGCAGAAGTTGGCCTTAAATTCCTGCTCTTCCTGACTCTGTATTCCTAATGATGGAATTTTAGACATGTATACCACACCTAGTTTATGGGGTGTTTGGAactaaacccagggcttcaagcaTGGTAGGCAAGCCCTTTACCAAATGAGTAACATCCGCAGCCTATAAGTATGGCCATAAGCTAACCGTTTTCCTTATCTGTGACAGTATCGGGCATTTGATCTAGGGCATCACTTACTGAGAGGCAAGTGTTCTACACACAGGCTATAGCCCTAGCCTATGAGGCTTTTTATTAGGGATTGGTTATATAAGCACTTTTTACTTACTATACACTCCAGTTTCAGACTTGCAGAGAGCAGGTGTCCAGCATAAGCCATGTTGCTTAATGGGTTAGGCACAGTGCACTCTCAGGAGCCATGGGATGAGGGGCGCTGTTAGAGATCCCAGTGCCCAGTGCTGGCATGCCAGCAGGGACCGTCCACGCGGGCAGGTAACACACCTAAGTGTTTGATTAGCTCTGACCGAGACTCAGGCAGGAAGGTGAGGGTTTGTTTTGACCTTGGGTTGCATTCCTGCAGGGAGATTGTCCTGAGAATGTTgctctcagtctcttctctgtgGCTCACTCCACTCTGGAAAACATTAGGTACATTTGCTACaacttgtttttaatttctaGGAATTCTTCTTACTAATTTGTTTTTGAAAtcttataaaatgtttatatataatgcTTCCAACCTGTATAATAAGGTACATTCATAGAAGTTTCCTTTAATCTCATTATGCCCCCACCACTCCCTGCTTCCTCCCATAGGGAACCATTTTTATTACTAAGATTCATCTTTATCATTTCGATTCATTGTTGTTTTTTAACCCAAATAAATGCTTGAGtgttgtatatatatgaatatacgcATGTTTGTAGTCCTGTGGTCTGTCTctgttgagtgctgggattaaaggccggCTGTTTCTTAATGCACAGCACATGGTGGAGGCTGCACATCTCAAGGCTTGTCGTGTCTGAAGCTCCTGCTTACGCAGTGGGTCCTGGTGCAGTGGGGAACTAAGtgagaggagcaggtgtggcatgGGGCCAGGGGAAGAGGAACACCAggtttcaagttttaaaaaagtGCCAttaaggggttggagagatggctcagggagcactggctgctctctcagaggacccgggttcaattcctaacacccacatggcagctcacacctgtctgtaattccagttccagggtttcTACTATAGTCACACAGAcggacaaaacaccaatgaacataatacaaaataaattacatattttaaaaggtgCCTTCAAGACAACTTGGGTGGTCTGTCAAGTCAACAGGTGGATCTTCATGTCTGTAGAAAGAGGAGACTGTGGGCAAACAGTTGACGACGTTAGGGCATGTGTCACTGAAGTCGTGGGAGAGCGTGGAGAGCATGAAGTCTCCCAGGGAGACGCAGAAGTGAGAGATGGTCctctggcacacacctgtgatcccagcaaaTTCAGGGCCGATTTGGGCTGCGTAGACACTGTCTGCAGGAGGGATATGGGAATGGCctagtggtaaagtgcttgctgtgcagcaTGAGGACCTCAATTTGGGTCCTTAGCATCCACATGGCTAAGCGCACGTCACCCAGCCCTGGGTGGGTGAGACAGGCAGAATACTAGGGTTTGTCTGCCACTGACCCAGCTGAACAATAGCAAGCTCCTGGTTTGGTGTCTCTTCTAGTCTCTGCACATGGACATGgatgcacatacataccacataccacataccacataccaaatacatatgtgcacattctCACGCACACATAAACAGGACAAAGGGCGGAGCTTGGGGGGGGCTCCAGCATGGGCAAGCCGTGGCCTGTGCTGGTTCCGTCCACCGTGCATTTGGGCTATTTTGTGGATGTCACCATAGGACTTCTTCTGCCTGTAGTCACAGCACACTTTAAGAGCACAGTGCCTGACCCCAGTCCTCGCCAGGGCATGCTGTGGGTATCATAAGTGACAAACTTATTGTCATCAGCTGCCCCTGCTGAGGCTGCGTTGGATCCCCAGAAAGGGGATGATAACTTGTTTTATTTGGAGAGCTAGGTAGAGCTAGGAGAGGAAGCCGGGTTCCGCTTATTGTTCTTAACCCTTTGAAGTGAGCAGAGGCTTGGAGCTATCCCACAGGCTCTCAGGGAAGACCCGGGCAGGCTAAGGTCCTTTGAATAAGGAGTTGACAAAGGGCTCATAAATCAGCTCCCCAAAGTGAACTGAAAGctcccctctgacctccactgtgacaaacaccccctcccccaatgacatttttaaaaaattttaataccTGTCTCCTAAAAACCGgccaaaaattttttttgagtacAGTCCTCTTAAATCACCCAACAAGCAAGGAGCCTTAACTTAGCtcgtcttttaaaatataaacaggtTGCAGCAAAGGGTTGCTGCTTTCTTGTAGTTCCCAGGGCATGGAGCACAGGGAGCTGCCTTCCTAACTGATGGTTACTGTGTTAACttggctttgttctgttttgctgagACAAGCTTTCACACTGTGGcccatgctggtctcaaactgaGAATAGtagccctcctgcctcagtttcccaggtgCTGCAGTCGccacaggcgtgtgccaccacacagagCTGTTCTAGCTGTCtttgtgaatgcatgtgtgtctgggtagaggtcagagggtgaCTCACAGGGATGGGTTCTCTCTACTGTGTGgactctggggatcaaaccctgaGCGACCAGCAGCCCAGTGGCAGGTCATTTcaccgactgagccatctcactggcgcCAGTgttagctggtctggaactcacactcagagatctgcccacctctctctctcctaagtTCTAGGATGAAAAGAGTGCACCATTATATTCCACCCTTTTCCTTTTAAGAAGAGCTTgctaggggcctggagagatggttcagttagGGTGGCTACTATTCCTGCAGAACACCTAGGCttggcttccagcacccacactgggcagctcacagcacTTACAACTTAGGCTCCAGAGGATCCaccaccctcctctggcctctgtaggcaccgtataaacaatacatacacataaatacagataaagtaaatcttaaacaacaaaaaactggggctggagacgcggctcagctgttaagagcactggctgctcttgcagaggacctgggtttggttcctagcacctacatggtggctcacagccaactccagttccagcagatCCAGCAACCTCTTCCGGCCTGATCTCCcatctctgtgggtaccaggcatgcacatggtattcATTTAAACAAGGAGACAAATcattgtacacataaaataaaatatatacatcttttattatttatttatttatttttgtttttcaagacagggtttctctgtgtagatcaggctgtcctggaactcagaaatctgcctgcctctgcctctcaagtgctgtgattaaaggtgtgtaccaccactgcccggcttatcttttaaatattaaaaacaaacaaccaaacaaaaccttttCAGTAGGTGTTagggatggtgatgatgatgatggtgataaaataAAGTACTGTGAGCCCATTTACTGCCTTAGACTAGCATATGGTCCCTGGGACTAGGGATTCTGCTACCAACATTCTTCTGTATGCTGCCATgagacagcctccactccctCCCACAACTCGTAACTACTCACATGGAAAGGAGAGGAGCTGTGTGCAAGAACTAGAGAGCGCAGTGGTGAGTGTCAGGGCAATGGTGAGTGTCAGGGCTAGGcggatgtggatgtgtgtgtgtcagacagCCAGCCTttgggggggaggaagggggctTTAACTGAGGGACACAGGAGGTCTAAGGGAGGAAGGGAGCCTGGGAAAGTAGGGGCAGCTTGTAGAGGCTCCTTACAGCCTGAGGGCAGCAGAGGGGTGCTTGGATGCTACAGAGGTGGGGAGGAGCAGAGTGGGGTGAAGGGCTGCTCTGTGCTGGTTGCTTAAGGCAAAACGATCCTCTTGCGACATATAGACACAAGGTTTATTAGGGGCTTTTTGGGTCAGAAGATAATATTTTTGGCTCCAGATGATGGGAAagcctttaaaaagcaaaagaatgtcTTTGCTGTTTTCCAATAAGCTGATTTCTTACAATGGTTTATGCCTTCAGCGCTTCAATACTTAAGAGATTATCTGAAAGCTCTTTGGAGGCTAatcaggagagagaaaaagaacacataTAAATGCTTCCCACACCACCCCCCTTCCTTTTCAGAGGAGAGACAAGAATCCATTGGCCAATGCAAGCCAGGCCTCTGGAATCCTAAGCCAGATGGAAAGGTTTTCCCATTGGCACCCTATTAAGCTAAGAcctaagaaaacatttatttgctcCTGACTAAGGCCAAGGCCACACAACCTGAGTATTTTACTGAAGGCTGAATTAAAAAAATGTGAGTTAACAGGTCCTTAGACTCAG contains:
- the Manbal gene encoding protein MANBAL isoform X1, whose amino-acid sequence is MASDLGFSPPEVPEPTFLENLLRYGLFLGAIFQLICVLAIIVPIPKSHEAEAEQAEPRSAEGPKKPKVAIASTNKRPKKETKKKR